From Glycine max cultivar Williams 82 chromosome 11, Glycine_max_v4.0, whole genome shotgun sequence, the proteins below share one genomic window:
- the LOC100499663 gene encoding uncharacterized protein LOC100499663 isoform 2 (isoform 2 is encoded by transcript variant 2): MDTNDSLRVASLWHSMHAISQQLSPVSGCLGIELLQADTFDLHCFQSLTGTKFFAVSEPGAQHMESLLKFVYELYTDYVLKNPFYEMEMPIRCELFDINLTQAVQKDRVTFLGR, translated from the exons ATGGATACCAATGATAGCTTGCGGGTGGCGAGTTTATGGCACTCAATGCACGCTATCTCTCAGCAGTTATCACCTGTTTCAGGTTGTTTAGGAATTGAACTTCTCCAAGCAGATACATTTgatcttcattgctttcaatCACTGActg GGACAAAATTTTTTGCGGTCTCGGAGCCTGGAGCACAACACATGGAAAGTTTATTGAAATTTGTCTATGAATTGTACACGGACTACGTTTTGAAGAATCCGTTCTATGAGATGGAGATGCCTATACGTTGTGAGCTCTTCGATATCAACCTAACACAGGCAGTACAAAAGGATCGTGTCACATTTTTGGGCCGATAA
- the LOC100499663 gene encoding uncharacterized protein LOC100499663 isoform 1 (isoform 1 is encoded by transcript variant 1) — MAAIYSLYIINKSGGLIYYKDYGSAGRMDTNDSLRVASLWHSMHAISQQLSPVSGCLGIELLQADTFDLHCFQSLTGTKFFAVSEPGAQHMESLLKFVYELYTDYVLKNPFYEMEMPIRCELFDINLTQAVQKDRVTFLGR, encoded by the exons ATGGCAGCAATTTACAGTCTTTACATCATCAATAAATCTGGTGGATTAATCTATTATAAG gattatgggTCTGCTGGACGAATGGATACCAATGATAGCTTGCGGGTGGCGAGTTTATGGCACTCAATGCACGCTATCTCTCAGCAGTTATCACCTGTTTCAGGTTGTTTAGGAATTGAACTTCTCCAAGCAGATACATTTgatcttcattgctttcaatCACTGActg GGACAAAATTTTTTGCGGTCTCGGAGCCTGGAGCACAACACATGGAAAGTTTATTGAAATTTGTCTATGAATTGTACACGGACTACGTTTTGAAGAATCCGTTCTATGAGATGGAGATGCCTATACGTTGTGAGCTCTTCGATATCAACCTAACACAGGCAGTACAAAAGGATCGTGTCACATTTTTGGGCCGATAA